CGTAGACGGTCGCCGTCCAGCTGCCGCCGCCGAGGAACGTCAGGGGCAGCGAGAGGGTCCTGGACGTCTCGTTGGTCATGGCGCCCAGGTACCAGGTGTCGCCGCTGCGCCGCGCGACCGCCACGTACTCCCCGATCGATCCCGCCAGGGTCCGGCTCTCGTCCCAGGTCGTGGGAACGGCGTTGAACCAGGGCAGCCCCGGCCAGTTCGCCGGGTTGGCGTACTTGGACGGCTTGTCGTACCAGAACAGGAAGTTGAGGGGCTGGTAGTACACCGCGGCCATCGCCATCTGGTGGGCGTTGGTCGTCCTGTCGCGGGACTGGCCGTAGCAGATGGTGTAGTCGATGGGGCCGCCGATGTTGCGGGCGAAGGGCAGCGTCACGTTGTGCGTGGCGGTCGGGAACTGCTCGTTGCCGCGGACGCCTTCCAGACTGATCCAGTTCGGGTAGGCGCGCTCGAAGCCGAACGGCCGGACGTCGTCGTGCATGTCGATCAGCAGTTCGTACTTGGCCGCGGCCTTCGCCCAGTCGGTGATCTGGTTCGTCATCGTCTGGGTGCCGTCGTTGATGAAGCCGAGCTTGATGCCCCGCACCCCCCAGCTCCTGTAGAGGCCGAACAGGGAGTCCGCGTCGGTCAGCGCCAGCCGGTTGACGTAGAGGAAGACCCCGATGCCCCTGTCCGTGGCGTACGAGATGACCGAGGGCAGGTCGATCGCGGCGATCGGACGGGTCGCGTCGGGGGTGGTGAACTCGGGGCCGTACCAGCCCGCGTCGTACTCGATGTACTCCAGACCGCGGGCCGCCGCGAAGTCGACACCCGCCAGGCCTGCGGCGGTGGTGAGCTCGCAGCGGAAGACCTTGCCGGGCTTGATCCACGAGGTGTCGGCCAGGGCGTTGGGCGGAGCCAGGTTGAGTACCAGCTCGGCGTTGTCGACCAGTTCGGCATGGGTGGAACCGATCACCACCGCGCGCCACGGTGTGGCGAACGGGGTCGTGACCGTGCTGGTCGTCTCGACGGGACCGGTACCGCGGGCGGTGTGCTCCATCAGGAACGCGGACAGGGAGTTGGGCTGCCCCGCCACCGAACCGAGCATCAGGCGGGGGAAGTTCAGCCGGGCGGACTCGCAGACGCAGGCGATGAGCCCGTCGCCGAGCGTGGCGGTCAACGGCAGGTCGGTCAGGGGGCCGTTGTCCGTGCCGGCCGCGCCGGTGACCGGGATGGCCCCGGGCGCCACCGGCAGGTAGGCGTCCTCGTCGCGGGCGCTGTAGACGGTGGTGCCGTCGGGGAAGGCGAACGTGGTCAGTTCGTCGGAGACGGTGACAGTGCCCTGGTCGAGGCCCTGGTCGAGCAGGAGGTAGCGCAGCGCGACACCGGACTTGTAAGCGCGGATCTGGACGGCGAACCGGGTCCCCGAGGCGGAGTCCCGCAGTTCCCAGAGCTGCTCCTGGTAGTGGTCGGTGACGGTGGCGTTGCGGCCGTACACCGGGTTCCAGGTGGTGCGGGAGGTGCCGTGCCGATGCCGTAGGACCGTCACGTCGTCGCCGAGAACGGTCCCGTCGCCCAGCCGCAGGCCGAGGCCGGACCTGTCGACGACCGTCCTCCCGTCCCGCTCCGCGGACCACCGCAACGCCCCGTCCACCACGGACATCGTGATGGCGTTGCCGCCCAGGCGCGCGGTCGCGCGGACCGGACGCCTGCTCGGGGCCGACTGCTCCGCCGCGTGGGCAGGCTGCGCCACAGCCCCCGCCGCGGCCAGGCCGACGGTGACGGCGGTGCCCTTGAGGACGCCTCGCCGTGACAGTGCGCCCGGGCCGCCGACTCTTTCGCGCGCGGGCTCTTCCCGGTCCTCTGCGGTTCTCATGGTGGGAGGCCTCTCTGTTGAGGACGGGGGGTGAGGGGGAGTGGGGGTGAGGGTTGGGGTGAGGGTTGGGGTTGGGGAGACGAGGGCATGAGGTAAACGTTTTCTGTTCGGGAATGTTGTACGCGTCGGAGGGAGGAGGGTCAAGACCTGGGTAGCCGTGGAGGGCTCACACTGGAACAGCCCGGACCACGCGCCGCCCCGAAGGAGCCCCCATGCGGTACCGCACACTCGGCAGCTCGGACCTGGAGGTCTCGGAGATCTCCCTCGGCTCCTGGCTCACCTACTCCGGCGGCGTCGAGGCCGACGCGACCCGCGCCTGCACCGAGGCGGCCTTCGACGCGGGCATCAACTTCTTCGACACCGCGAACGCGTACGGCAGGGGAGCGGCGGAGACCGCCTGGGGCGAGATCCTCTCGGCCCACCCGCGCGACTCCTACGTCCTGGCCACCAAGGTCTACTTCCCGATGTCGGACGACCCGGCCGACCGGGGCCTGTCCCCGCAGCAGATCGCACAGCAGATCGACGCCTCCCTCACCCGCCTGAGGACCGACCACGTCGACCTGTACCAGGCCCACCGCTTCGACCCCACCGTGCCGATCGAGGACACCGTGGAGGCGTTCCAGAAGGTGGTCGCACAGGGCAAGGCCCGCTACATCGGCTTCAGCGAGTGGACCCCCGAGCAGATCCAGACGGCGATCGAGCTGGCCGGGCCCGGGCTGTTCGTCTCGTCCCAGCCGCAGTACTCCATGCTGTGGCAGGCGCCCGAGGCGGAGGTGTTCGACCTCTGCGCCGCCCATGACATCTCCCAGATCGTCT
Above is a window of Streptomyces griseorubiginosus DNA encoding:
- a CDS encoding glycoside hydrolase family 97 protein — translated: MRTAEDREEPARERVGGPGALSRRGVLKGTAVTVGLAAAGAVAQPAHAAEQSAPSRRPVRATARLGGNAITMSVVDGALRWSAERDGRTVVDRSGLGLRLGDGTVLGDDVTVLRHRHGTSRTTWNPVYGRNATVTDHYQEQLWELRDSASGTRFAVQIRAYKSGVALRYLLLDQGLDQGTVTVSDELTTFAFPDGTTVYSARDEDAYLPVAPGAIPVTGAAGTDNGPLTDLPLTATLGDGLIACVCESARLNFPRLMLGSVAGQPNSLSAFLMEHTARGTGPVETTSTVTTPFATPWRAVVIGSTHAELVDNAELVLNLAPPNALADTSWIKPGKVFRCELTTAAGLAGVDFAAARGLEYIEYDAGWYGPEFTTPDATRPIAAIDLPSVISYATDRGIGVFLYVNRLALTDADSLFGLYRSWGVRGIKLGFINDGTQTMTNQITDWAKAAAKYELLIDMHDDVRPFGFERAYPNWISLEGVRGNEQFPTATHNVTLPFARNIGGPIDYTICYGQSRDRTTNAHQMAMAAVYYQPLNFLFWYDKPSKYANPANWPGLPWFNAVPTTWDESRTLAGSIGEYVAVARRSGDTWYLGAMTNETSRTLSLPLTFLGGGSWTATVYADGTPGTAPYQTPVVVSTQTFTSESTLTVALAPAGGQAVVLRPS
- a CDS encoding aldo/keto reductase family protein, with amino-acid sequence MRYRTLGSSDLEVSEISLGSWLTYSGGVEADATRACTEAAFDAGINFFDTANAYGRGAAETAWGEILSAHPRDSYVLATKVYFPMSDDPADRGLSPQQIAQQIDASLTRLRTDHVDLYQAHRFDPTVPIEDTVEAFQKVVAQGKARYIGFSEWTPEQIQTAIELAGPGLFVSSQPQYSMLWQAPEAEVFDLCAAHDISQIVWSPLAQGVLTGKYKPGQPVPEGSRFASADMAVSQDLVYSDAILEAVQRLVPIAEEAGLSMPTLALAWVLRRREVASAITGASRPEQVHANAAASGVDLPEDLLTAVDQALGDVPVTEPTLAPGAEPGIKRR